The nucleotide sequence GCGGCCTGTTCGTCAGCTTCGGCAACGCTTCCGGCCCTGTACCGCCGTTCCCGCTCGCCGAGCTCAACAATCACGGCTCGCTGTTCGCGACACGGCCGAAGCTCAACGACTACGTCTCTACCCGCAAGGAACTGCTCGAAGGTGCCGACACGCTGTTCGCCGCCGTCATCAACGGCAAGCTCCACGTGCCGATCAACCACGCCTACGCGCTGAAGGATGCCGCCAAGGCGCATATCGAGCTCGAGAGTCGCGCGACGACGGGGGCAGCGATCCTGCGGCCGTGACTCCACCGTCATTCCGGGGCGATGCGCAGCATCGAACCCGGAATCTCGAGGTTCCGGGTTCACGCTACGCGTGCCCCGGAACGACAATGGAAATAATCACGCCACCCTCCTTGCAGCCCCTGCCTTCACCAAAATCGCATCAAGGCAATCGATCATCAGCGATATCTCGTCACGCGTGACGTTGAGCGCCGGCATGAAGCGGAGCGCATCGGGCTGCGGCGAGTTGATGAGGACGCCGTCCGCCAGCGCCTCGGCCACGATGGCGGCACCGATCGGCAGTTTGAGATCGAGCGCCAGCAACAGTCCGCGGCCGCGAACTTCGCCGAGACCATGCCGGGCAGACAGTTTTTGCAGTTCGCTTTCGAGAAACAGGCCGGCATCGGCCACCGCTTTCAGGAATTCCGGCTTTGAAACCTCCTTGAGCACGGCAAGCCCTGCGGCGCACATCAAGGGATTGCCGTTGAAGGTGCCGCCCTGGTCACCGTGCTCGAAGCACGATGCATGCGCGGTCGCAAGCAGGGCCGCCAGCGGCACGCCGCCGCCGATGCCTTTGCCAAGCGTCATGATGTCGGGCTCGATTTCGGCATGTTCGTAGTGAAACAGCTTGCCGGTGCGGCCCATGCCGGTCTGGATCTCGTCGACGATCAGGAGCAGGCCGTGCTCGTTGGTCAGCGCGCGCAACTCTTGCAGGAATTGATCGGTCGCCGGCCAGACGCCGGCTTCGCCCTGGATCGGCTCCAGCATCACGGCGACCGTGTTGTCCGAGATCAGCGCCTTCACGGAATTGAGGTCGTTGAGCTTGGCCTTGCGGAAGCCCGATACTTTCGGCTCGAACAGCGGTTCGAACGCCTTCTTGCCCGATGCCGACATGGTGGCGAGGGTGCGGCCGTGAAATCCGCCTTCGAAGGTGATGATTTCGAACGCGCCGTTCTTGTATTTTGCACCGTACTTCCGCGCGAGCTTGATGGCGCCCTCGTTGGCCTCCGCGCCTGAATTGGCGAAGAAAACCTGATCGAAGCAGCTTCTCTCGACCAACGCCTGGGCCAGCTCGAGGCTGGGGCCGTTGTAGAAGGCGGGACTTGGCGTCAGCAGCCGGTTG is from Bradyrhizobium sp. AZCC 2176 and encodes:
- a CDS encoding acetylornithine transaminase — its product is MTDATHPFDALMEITARPPVVFVRGAGSYLWDDSRKRYLDFVQGWAVNALGHSPPAVAEALAAQANRLLTPSPAFYNGPSLELAQALVERSCFDQVFFANSGAEANEGAIKLARKYGAKYKNGAFEIITFEGGFHGRTLATMSASGKKAFEPLFEPKVSGFRKAKLNDLNSVKALISDNTVAVMLEPIQGEAGVWPATDQFLQELRALTNEHGLLLIVDEIQTGMGRTGKLFHYEHAEIEPDIMTLGKGIGGGVPLAALLATAHASCFEHGDQGGTFNGNPLMCAAGLAVLKEVSKPEFLKAVADAGLFLESELQKLSARHGLGEVRGRGLLLALDLKLPIGAAIVAEALADGVLINSPQPDALRFMPALNVTRDEISLMIDCLDAILVKAGAARRVA